Proteins from a single region of Chloroflexaceae bacterium:
- a CDS encoding response regulator transcription factor — MEAATILVVDDEQPIVDLVASYLTAEGFAVHRAFDGPGALNLARSLRPDLVILDVMLPGLDGIEVCRRLHQETAVYVLMLTARADEVDKLIGLSVGADDYLTKPFSPRELVARVKAILRRARTPVEKFAERPVLQFGDISIDPERREVLRSGCQIDLTPREFDLLYAMASHPGRVFTREELLRRVWGPDFAGIDRVVDVHVGTLRRKLEDDPDGAPLLQTVRGVGYKFVGGQR; from the coding sequence ATGGAGGCAGCGACGATCCTGGTAGTTGACGATGAGCAGCCGATTGTGGACCTGGTGGCCAGTTACCTGACCGCGGAGGGCTTCGCGGTGCACCGGGCCTTCGATGGCCCCGGCGCGCTCAATCTGGCGCGCAGCCTGCGCCCGGATCTGGTCATCCTCGATGTGATGCTTCCCGGCCTCGATGGGATCGAAGTCTGCCGGCGCCTGCACCAGGAGACGGCGGTCTATGTGCTGATGCTCACCGCTCGCGCCGATGAGGTGGATAAGCTGATCGGCCTCTCCGTCGGCGCCGATGACTACCTCACCAAGCCCTTCAGTCCCCGCGAGCTGGTCGCGCGGGTCAAGGCCATTCTGCGCCGCGCTCGCACGCCGGTTGAGAAGTTCGCCGAACGGCCGGTGTTGCAGTTTGGCGACATCAGCATTGACCCTGAACGGCGCGAGGTGCTGCGCAGCGGCTGCCAGATCGATCTGACCCCCCGCGAGTTTGACCTGCTCTACGCCATGGCCAGCCATCCGGGGCGCGTCTTTACCCGTGAAGAGTTGCTGCGCCGCGTCTGGGGGCCGGACTTCGCCGGCATTGATCGGGTCGTTGATGTACACGTCGGCACCCTGCGCCGCAAACTCGAAGATGACCCCGATGGCGCGCCGTTGCTCCAGACGGTGCGCGGCGTCGGCTACAAGTTTGTCGGTGGTCAGCGATGA
- a CDS encoding CpsD/CapB family tyrosine-protein kinase — protein MNGTVAERALITLRDPSSAAAEAYRTLRTNILFSSLDRPLHTLVITSTGPDEGKSTTLANLAVTMAQAEQRVLMVDCDLRRPSLHSIFGVSNDRGVTSALLEQSEGPLPIQETGVAGLRLLASGPLPPRPADLLGSRRMGALIERLRTEADMVLFDTPPVVAVTDAAVLAPRVDGVLLVLQAGHTRRDRAREARQMLEKVKANIIGVVLNGSRLERGYSY, from the coding sequence GTGAACGGGACCGTCGCCGAACGCGCGCTGATCACCCTGCGCGACCCGAGTTCCGCCGCCGCCGAGGCCTATCGCACCCTGCGGACGAACATTCTCTTCTCCAGCCTTGACCGCCCGCTGCACACGCTGGTGATCACCAGCACCGGGCCGGACGAGGGCAAGAGCACCACCCTGGCGAACCTGGCGGTGACCATGGCCCAGGCCGAGCAGCGGGTATTAATGGTGGATTGCGATCTGCGGCGCCCGAGTCTCCACAGCATCTTCGGGGTGTCCAACGACCGGGGGGTGACCAGCGCCCTGCTGGAGCAGAGTGAGGGGCCGCTGCCCATCCAGGAGACGGGCGTGGCCGGGTTGCGCCTGCTGGCCAGCGGCCCGTTGCCGCCGCGCCCGGCGGATCTGCTCGGTTCCCGCCGCATGGGAGCGCTTATCGAGCGCCTGCGCACCGAGGCCGATATGGTGCTCTTCGACACGCCGCCCGTCGTCGCCGTCACCGACGCCGCCGTGCTGGCTCCCAGGGTGGACGGGGTGTTGCTCGTGTTGCAGGCCGGCCACACCCGGCGCGACCGGGCGCGCGAAGCCCGGCAGATGCTCGAAAAGGTGAAAGCCAACATTATCGGGGTGGTGCTCAACGGCTCGCGCCTGGAGCGCGGCTACAGCTACTGA
- a CDS encoding VC_2705 family sodium/solute symporter, whose amino-acid sequence MTSQILLGIFQLFLIIGGSLAVALYVIDRLFPPMERIREPGNESVVSSLPAGPGMLRLPQASPTDEMALPAAPPWLGAYWRANLRLIGPILLIWLFSFTLPALLAPALNSITVLTGFPLGYYLSGQGALLFFVALTVIYSWRMARLDRRFGVYTANTPEQRRYRTRLLVNYAVFIAGFIAFVAVVGAIDAYYGLPAPLIGWVFLFLTIAIYAVIGLRARTNRLDEYYVAGRRVPGVLNGLATGSDWMSAASFISMAGALFLLGYEGLAYITGWTGGYVLLVLLLAPYLRKFGQFTVPDFIGARYPGALTRVIAAVASVIISFTYLTAQVTGVGIIMSRFLGLNYMLGVIVGLAAVLLCSFLGGMKAITWTQGVQGIILVFAYLVPVTWLSFKLTGVPLPQLMYGEALRNIEALEVSQGITRSYTAPFNDWSPLNYLALTLCLMLGTAGLPHILVRFYTVPTVRESRSSVGWALAWICVLYLTAPAYAAFSRWEILENVVGRPAGALPAWAENWARTGLLAFADAPDAGGNGDGVLQYRELSIDQDLIVLATPEIAGLPATVAALVAAGGMAAALSTADGLLMVIASAVAHDVFHRTLNPGASRRERLWLGRILILVVAILAALTALQRLAIIVQMVAWAFSLAAATFFPVLVLGVFWKGATSRGAAAGMLSGLLVTLVYMGLNYTMPEFNLFGISHVAAGIFGVVVNLVVTLIVSRAGPRPTPATEALVDYLRYP is encoded by the coding sequence ATGACTTCACAGATCCTGCTGGGCATCTTTCAACTCTTCCTGATCATCGGCGGTTCGCTCGCCGTGGCGCTCTATGTGATTGACCGGCTCTTCCCGCCGATGGAGCGCATCCGCGAACCCGGCAACGAGAGCGTTGTTTCGTCCCTGCCGGCCGGGCCGGGAATGCTGCGCCTGCCCCAGGCGTCGCCCACCGATGAAATGGCGCTGCCTGCCGCCCCGCCCTGGCTGGGCGCCTACTGGCGCGCCAACCTTCGCCTGATCGGGCCGATACTGCTCATCTGGCTGTTCAGCTTTACCCTGCCCGCGCTCCTGGCCCCGGCGCTGAACTCGATCACCGTGCTGACCGGTTTTCCCCTGGGCTACTACCTCAGCGGCCAGGGGGCGCTCCTCTTCTTTGTGGCGCTCACTGTCATCTATAGCTGGCGCATGGCCCGTCTGGACCGGCGCTTTGGCGTCTATACCGCCAATACGCCCGAGCAGCGCCGCTACCGCACCCGCCTGCTCGTCAACTATGCCGTCTTTATCGCCGGCTTTATCGCGTTCGTTGCGGTCGTAGGGGCGATTGACGCCTACTACGGCCTGCCGGCGCCGTTGATCGGCTGGGTCTTCCTGTTTCTCACCATTGCCATCTATGCCGTGATCGGCCTGCGCGCCCGCACCAATCGCCTGGATGAATACTACGTCGCCGGGCGGCGCGTGCCCGGCGTGCTCAATGGCCTGGCGACCGGCTCAGACTGGATGAGCGCCGCATCGTTCATCTCCATGGCCGGGGCGCTCTTCCTGCTGGGCTATGAGGGTCTGGCCTACATTACCGGCTGGACGGGCGGGTATGTGCTTCTGGTCCTGCTCCTGGCGCCCTACCTGCGCAAGTTTGGCCAGTTCACCGTTCCCGATTTCATTGGCGCGCGCTATCCCGGAGCGCTGACGCGGGTGATCGCCGCCGTCGCCAGTGTGATCATCAGTTTCACCTATCTGACCGCCCAGGTCACCGGCGTGGGCATTATTATGAGCCGCTTTCTGGGCCTCAACTACATGCTCGGCGTGATTGTCGGCCTTGCGGCGGTGCTCCTGTGTTCGTTCCTGGGGGGCATGAAAGCGATCACCTGGACCCAGGGGGTGCAGGGGATCATCCTGGTCTTTGCCTACCTGGTGCCGGTGACCTGGCTCTCGTTCAAACTGACGGGGGTGCCTCTGCCGCAGTTGATGTATGGCGAGGCGCTGCGCAATATCGAGGCCCTGGAAGTGAGCCAGGGCATTACGCGGAGCTACACTGCGCCCTTTAACGACTGGTCGCCGCTCAATTACCTGGCCCTGACCCTGTGCCTGATGCTGGGCACCGCCGGGTTGCCGCACATCCTGGTGCGCTTCTACACCGTCCCCACAGTGCGCGAAAGCCGCAGCAGCGTGGGATGGGCGCTGGCCTGGATCTGTGTGCTCTACCTCACCGCGCCAGCGTATGCGGCCTTCTCACGCTGGGAGATCCTGGAGAACGTGGTCGGGCGACCGGCGGGCGCGTTGCCGGCCTGGGCGGAGAACTGGGCGCGCACCGGCCTGCTGGCCTTTGCCGATGCCCCTGATGCCGGAGGGAATGGCGACGGGGTGTTGCAGTACCGCGAGTTGAGCATTGACCAGGATCTGATCGTGCTGGCCACTCCCGAAATCGCCGGGTTGCCGGCCACGGTGGCGGCGCTGGTGGCCGCCGGGGGCATGGCCGCGGCCCTCTCTACCGCCGACGGCCTGCTCATGGTGATCGCCTCCGCCGTGGCCCACGATGTGTTCCACCGCACCCTTAACCCCGGCGCCAGCCGCCGCGAACGCCTCTGGCTCGGGCGCATCTTGATCCTCGTCGTGGCTATTCTTGCCGCCCTCACTGCCCTGCAACGCCTGGCGATCATCGTGCAGATGGTGGCCTGGGCCTTCTCCCTGGCCGCAGCGACTTTTTTCCCCGTGCTGGTGCTGGGAGTGTTCTGGAAGGGCGCCACCAGCCGCGGCGCCGCCGCCGGCATGCTGAGCGGCCTGCTGGTAACCCTGGTGTACATGGGCCTGAACTACACCATGCCCGAGTTTAATCTGTTTGGCATCAGCCACGTGGCGGCGGGGATCTTCGGGGTTGTGGTCAATCTCGTCGTGACCTTGATCGTGAGCCGGGCCGGTCCGCGCCCCACGCCGGCCACCGAGGCCCTGGTGGATTATCTGCGCTATCCGTGA
- a CDS encoding ATP-binding protein, which translates to MRWYHQLRWKLFFSHLVIIIIADVVLLATAGFIARIGLVYVAPLNVGAAAAETGRLPAAGAAMASATSAEQFQTVLQQALLVSGFAALAAAVVVSLFVSRRIVEPLLTLSVVSRRLAQGFYRERIRISSDDEIAQLSQSVNQLADALDQTERRRLALLADVTHELRTPLATIGGYMEGLLDGVIEPSPQTFSLILHESNRLQRLIEDLELLSRVEAGQLPVVARRTDLQRVLEEVVAQFEPLFRANQVTLSLHLDIDLPPVWADPDRVNQVLINILSNAYRYTPSGGKVTLVADVADKMVIVAVRDTGIGISPEHLPHIFERFYRVDKSRARQSGGSGIGLAIARHLVYAQGGEIWAESDGPGKGTTFCFTLPVVPAESAALPVAEAQPEALPAG; encoded by the coding sequence ATGAGATGGTACCATCAACTTCGCTGGAAGCTCTTCTTCTCCCACCTGGTGATTATTATCATCGCCGATGTGGTGCTGCTCGCCACGGCCGGCTTTATCGCCCGCATCGGTCTGGTCTATGTGGCGCCGCTGAACGTCGGCGCCGCCGCCGCCGAAACGGGTCGCCTGCCCGCCGCTGGCGCCGCCATGGCGTCGGCGACGTCCGCCGAGCAGTTCCAGACGGTGCTCCAGCAGGCCCTGCTCGTCAGCGGCTTCGCCGCGCTGGCCGCGGCCGTAGTAGTGAGCCTCTTCGTCTCGCGGCGGATTGTCGAACCGTTGTTGACCCTCTCGGTCGTCAGTCGTCGCCTGGCGCAGGGCTTCTACCGCGAGCGCATCCGCATCAGCAGCGATGACGAGATCGCCCAGCTTTCCCAGAGCGTCAATCAACTGGCCGATGCCCTTGACCAGACCGAGCGCCGCCGCCTGGCTCTGCTCGCCGATGTCACCCACGAGTTGCGCACCCCCCTGGCGACGATCGGCGGCTACATGGAGGGGCTGCTTGACGGGGTGATTGAGCCCAGCCCCCAGACCTTCAGCCTCATCCTGCACGAGTCGAATCGCCTGCAGCGCCTGATTGAGGACCTCGAGTTGCTCTCGCGGGTGGAGGCGGGCCAGTTGCCGGTTGTGGCCCGTCGCACCGATCTACAGCGGGTGCTCGAAGAGGTGGTCGCCCAGTTCGAGCCGCTCTTCCGCGCCAATCAGGTTACCCTGAGCTTGCACCTCGACATTGACCTGCCCCCCGTCTGGGCCGATCCCGACCGGGTGAACCAGGTGCTGATCAACATCCTCTCCAATGCCTACCGCTACACTCCCTCCGGCGGGAAGGTGACCCTGGTCGCCGATGTGGCAGATAAGATGGTCATCGTTGCCGTGCGCGATACCGGCATCGGCATCAGCCCCGAGCATCTCCCGCACATCTTCGAGCGTTTCTACCGGGTTGACAAATCTCGCGCCCGGCAAAGCGGCGGCAGCGGCATCGGTCTGGCCATCGCGCGGCACCTGGTCTATGCTCAGGGAGGAGAGATCTGGGCTGAGAGCGATGGGCCGGGCAAGGGCACGACCTTTTGCTTCACCCTGCCCGTGGTGCCGGCCGAGAGCGCGGCGCTGCCGGTTGCCGAGGCGCAGCCTGAAGCCTTGCCTGCCGGTTGA
- a CDS encoding EVE domain-containing protein, giving the protein MGYWILKTEPQAYSYADLSREGGTVWDGVTNNVALKHLRTMQPGDQALIYHTGDERRAVGLAEVTSAPYPDPQHNDPRLVVVDVRPLRLLPRPVDLATIKADPFFTEFALVRQGRLSVVPVTPEQWSRLLALAGLEV; this is encoded by the coding sequence GTGGGGTACTGGATCCTCAAGACCGAGCCGCAAGCCTATAGTTACGCCGATCTCTCGCGCGAGGGCGGTACGGTGTGGGACGGGGTGACCAACAACGTCGCGCTGAAACATCTGCGGACGATGCAGCCCGGCGATCAGGCCCTGATTTATCACACCGGCGATGAGCGCCGGGCGGTGGGCCTGGCCGAGGTGACCAGCGCGCCGTATCCCGATCCGCAACACAATGACCCCCGGCTGGTAGTGGTGGATGTGCGCCCGCTCCGTCTTCTGCCGCGCCCGGTTGATCTGGCAACGATTAAGGCCGACCCTTTCTTCACTGAGTTCGCCCTGGTGCGTCAGGGCCGCCTCTCGGTGGTTCCGGTCACGCCTGAGCAATGGTCCCGCTTGCTGGCGCTGGCCGGTCTGGAAGTATGA
- a CDS encoding alkaline phosphatase — translation MHISRRMLGLAAVGLLIVATVSATVASTGMPELREPGRTGNVIFIHPDGSGINHWGAARTYWYGPDAFSPWDMLPEMAAYRGHMADILTGTSNGGATTHAFGYKVEGLGSFGKDGDGDAARSILALSGYPGSIAREAINNGYPVALVNDGDAAEPGTAAFVSEVGNRNLDNEIVRQFIDGRPGFEGEAPPHVMLSGGEAFFLPRGTPPCTPGNVTLDCAVHTDPITGAGPSREDGRNLLKEFEARGYVIVRTRAEFEALRERVQSDRAYAPLVLGLFAADDIFNDVPEERLISAGLVDPSIPADAKGTNLILFGSAPGTLGYNPPTASEMFALALTIIERCARQAGKPFMMVAETESVDNFGNSNNAIGTLTGLKHANEIIALAREFQAQRHNTLILTAADSDAGGMQIGAVRADQNVGTYNGNPTGVAAQNVAFPLDGRYGRGTAPFISEPNAYGQPMAFAVSWVGTPDVMGGIVARAQGLNARELRRTFSGRFDNTDVYRLMYLSLFGRALPSSVGQTAPSR, via the coding sequence ATGCACATCTCCAGGCGTATGCTCGGTCTGGCCGCTGTTGGTCTCCTGATTGTCGCGACCGTCTCGGCGACGGTCGCCAGCACCGGTATGCCCGAACTGCGCGAGCCAGGGCGCACCGGTAACGTCATTTTCATTCATCCCGATGGCTCCGGTATTAACCATTGGGGCGCGGCGCGCACCTACTGGTACGGTCCTGATGCCTTCAGCCCGTGGGATATGTTGCCCGAAATGGCCGCGTATCGCGGCCATATGGCCGATATTCTGACCGGCACCTCGAATGGCGGCGCGACGACCCACGCCTTTGGCTATAAGGTTGAAGGTCTGGGTTCCTTTGGCAAGGACGGCGATGGCGATGCTGCGCGTAGCATCCTGGCCCTCTCCGGCTATCCGGGGAGCATTGCGCGCGAAGCGATCAACAACGGCTATCCGGTGGCGCTGGTGAACGATGGCGACGCCGCTGAACCCGGAACCGCCGCCTTTGTCTCCGAGGTGGGCAACCGTAATCTGGATAATGAGATCGTGCGACAGTTCATTGATGGCCGCCCTGGCTTTGAGGGCGAGGCGCCACCGCATGTGATGCTTAGCGGTGGCGAGGCCTTCTTCCTGCCGCGCGGCACGCCGCCGTGCACACCTGGCAACGTCACCCTTGATTGCGCCGTCCATACCGACCCGATCACCGGCGCCGGTCCCAGCCGGGAGGATGGCCGCAATCTGCTGAAGGAGTTTGAAGCCAGGGGCTATGTTATCGTGCGCACGCGCGCCGAGTTCGAGGCACTGCGCGAACGCGTGCAAAGCGACCGCGCCTATGCGCCCCTTGTGCTTGGCCTCTTCGCCGCTGATGACATCTTCAACGATGTGCCGGAGGAGCGTCTGATCAGCGCCGGCCTGGTCGATCCGTCCATCCCCGCCGACGCCAAGGGCACGAATCTGATCCTCTTCGGCAGCGCTCCCGGCACGCTCGGCTACAATCCTCCTACTGCCAGCGAGATGTTCGCGCTGGCGCTGACAATTATCGAACGTTGCGCGCGGCAGGCGGGCAAGCCGTTTATGATGGTTGCCGAAACGGAGAGCGTTGACAACTTCGGCAACAGCAACAACGCAATTGGCACGCTCACCGGTCTCAAGCATGCCAACGAAATTATCGCCCTGGCACGGGAGTTCCAGGCGCAGAGACACAACACCCTGATCCTTACCGCCGCCGACAGTGACGCGGGTGGTATGCAGATTGGCGCTGTCAGGGCGGATCAGAACGTCGGGACGTATAATGGAAATCCGACCGGCGTCGCAGCCCAGAACGTCGCCTTCCCCCTGGATGGTCGCTACGGGCGGGGTACCGCGCCGTTTATCTCTGAACCCAACGCCTACGGTCAGCCTATGGCCTTTGCGGTGAGTTGGGTTGGCACGCCCGACGTGATGGGCGGCATCGTCGCCCGCGCGCAGGGCCTGAACGCCCGCGAGCTGCGGCGGACCTTCAGTGGCCGTTTCGATAACACCGACGTCTATCGCCTGATGTACCTGAGCCTGTTCGGGCGCGCTCTGCCCTCCTCGGTTGGCCAGACCGCACCGAGCCGTTGA
- a CDS encoding WYL domain-containing protein codes for MNRWAAALAQSPPTLLRLIAATHRVSLPRRCPPEERLARLRAALCRPAALRALYWALDPAERDALQALRACAGGLRPETLAARFGPIRPLNQLRADPAPRSLSERLLLLGLLLPRPAAPFHPPRYLVPPEVRAWLPAPLPPASPPPDPAVAEPPVLAAVTALLLAAAERPLPARQDGRLTAAARRALAARLEPLAPDEAAALCDWTLPLLLALGALARDRAALTLGPAAPRLLALPPAERLARLRAAWEALPRPDAWLVALRVRLRGLDAPALRRRLLAWAAHVPPEAAEQPDRAYARMAAALGPLADGVTHCLSGPSRRGPWTARRAAAVWGAACAGPLRWLGALPGATSGTVEVWRCGGVEVDADRTRCSHGTQPAMHADVPLAEPGDNLCMSRRLPISTTPPQLPTSTVLHLHSSPPSHLNSSLPPHLPTSPPPQLHTSTPPHLHTSAPSVWTWTPDGRLHLPRRADLLEALAVAAFGHWEASTATTLVYRLGPAEAAAAISRGHDPARLALTLARRGGAPASLAETLRAAGGLRLARRTVLLSDDPEDLARALRRSRAARRALEAQLAPGVALVAPGRERALARALARIGRAVPAPPEERPASGAAPEGLTPAERAGLLAAARFYAAAAPPGAPLPPLAATLAKLRAGLPPALAADSIVEVWRCGSVEVDNDLKSCSDGNQLAMQADAPVAEPGGDLCISLRLDSSTPPQLHTHTSTPPHLHTSTPPAGALRETLRRALRRRGVVRLWYQGAHDATPRERMVRPLRLEEHGPVTYLHAYCLTARAERCFRLDRVAVIADAVERSAPPRRPRGRRRSVGPPAAATGRLA; via the coding sequence ATGAACCGCTGGGCCGCCGCCCTCGCGCAGTCGCCCCCCACCCTGCTGCGCCTCATCGCCGCTACCCATCGCGTCTCCCTGCCCCGCCGCTGCCCGCCCGAGGAGCGCCTGGCTCGCCTCCGCGCCGCCCTCTGTCGCCCCGCCGCCCTCCGCGCCCTCTACTGGGCCCTCGACCCCGCCGAACGCGACGCCCTGCAAGCCCTGCGCGCCTGCGCGGGCGGCCTCCGTCCCGAAACCCTGGCTGCCCGCTTTGGCCCCATCCGCCCTCTGAACCAGTTGCGCGCCGACCCCGCGCCCCGCTCGCTCAGCGAGCGCCTGCTGCTCCTTGGCTTGCTCCTGCCCCGCCCTGCCGCGCCGTTCCATCCCCCGCGCTACCTTGTGCCCCCCGAGGTGCGCGCCTGGTTGCCCGCCCCGCTTCCGCCCGCGTCTCCACCGCCCGACCCCGCCGTGGCCGAGCCGCCCGTTCTGGCCGCTGTTACTGCGCTGCTCCTGGCTGCCGCTGAACGTCCCCTACCCGCGCGCCAGGACGGGCGTCTGACCGCCGCGGCCCGCCGCGCCCTGGCCGCGCGCCTGGAGCCCCTGGCCCCCGACGAGGCCGCGGCGCTCTGCGACTGGACCCTGCCGCTGCTGCTGGCCCTGGGGGCCCTGGCCCGCGATCGGGCCGCCCTGACCCTCGGCCCCGCTGCGCCGCGCCTGCTGGCCCTGCCGCCCGCCGAGCGCCTGGCGCGCCTGCGCGCCGCCTGGGAGGCGCTGCCGCGCCCCGATGCCTGGCTGGTCGCCTTGCGGGTGCGCCTGCGCGGGCTGGACGCCCCGGCGCTGCGACGGCGGCTGCTGGCCTGGGCTGCCCATGTGCCGCCGGAGGCCGCCGAACAGCCGGACCGGGCCTACGCGCGTATGGCGGCGGCTCTGGGGCCCCTCGCCGATGGCGTGACCCATTGCCTGAGCGGGCCCTCCCGCCGCGGGCCCTGGACGGCCCGCCGGGCCGCCGCGGTGTGGGGGGCGGCCTGCGCAGGGCCGCTGCGCTGGCTCGGCGCGCTGCCGGGGGCGACGAGTGGAACTGTAGAGGTGTGGAGGTGTGGAGGTGTGGAGGTGGATGCCGATCGGACACGATGTTCGCATGGCACGCAGCCTGCGATGCACGCTGATGTTCCGCTTGCCGAGCCGGGGGACAACCTGTGCATGTCTCGACGACTCCCCATCTCCACCACACCTCCACAGCTCCCCACCTCCACGGTTCTCCACCTCCACAGCTCCCCACCTTCCCACCTCAACAGCTCTCTACCTCCCCACCTCCCCACCTCCCCACCTCCACAGCTCCACACCTCCACACCTCCACACCTCCACACCTCCGCCCCCTCGGTCTGGACCTGGACCCCTGACGGGCGCCTGCACCTGCCGCGCCGGGCGGACCTGCTGGAGGCGCTGGCGGTGGCGGCCTTCGGGCACTGGGAGGCGAGCACGGCCACAACGCTGGTCTACCGCCTGGGACCGGCGGAGGCGGCGGCGGCGATCAGCCGCGGACACGACCCGGCGCGCCTGGCGCTCACCCTGGCCCGGCGCGGCGGCGCGCCGGCGTCCCTCGCCGAGACGCTGCGGGCAGCGGGGGGGCTGCGGCTCGCGCGGCGGACGGTGCTGCTCAGCGATGACCCGGAGGACCTGGCGCGGGCGCTGCGCCGGAGCCGGGCGGCGCGGCGGGCGCTGGAGGCGCAACTGGCCCCGGGGGTGGCGCTGGTGGCCCCAGGGCGGGAGCGGGCGCTGGCGCGGGCCCTGGCGCGGATCGGGCGGGCCGTGCCCGCGCCGCCGGAGGAGCGACCGGCGAGCGGGGCGGCGCCGGAGGGCTTGACCCCGGCAGAACGGGCCGGGTTGCTGGCGGCGGCGCGGTTCTACGCCGCCGCAGCGCCCCCGGGCGCGCCCCTGCCGCCGCTGGCCGCAACCCTGGCAAAGCTGCGGGCCGGGCTGCCCCCGGCGCTGGCGGCGGATAGTATTGTGGAGGTGTGGAGGTGTGGAAGTGTGGAGGTGGATAACGATCTGAAATCATGTTCGGATGGCAATCAGCTTGCAATGCAGGCTGATGCTCCGGTTGCAGAGCCGGGGGGCGACCTATGCATATCTCTACGGCTCGACAGCTCCACACCTCCACAGCTCCACACCCACACCTCCACACCTCCACACCTCCACACCTCCACACCCCCCGCGGGGGCGCTGCGCGAGACGCTGCGCCGGGCGTTGCGGCGGCGGGGGGTGGTGCGGCTGTGGTACCAGGGGGCGCACGATGCGACGCCACGGGAGCGGATGGTGCGCCCGCTGCGGCTGGAGGAGCACGGGCCGGTGACCTACCTGCACGCCTACTGCCTGACGGCGCGGGCCGAGCGCTGCTTCCGGCTGGACCGGGTGGCGGTCATTGCCGACGCGGTGGAGCGCAGCGCGCCGCCGCGGCGCCCGCGGGGGCGCCGCCGGTCTGTCGGCCCGCCGGCGGCGGCCACGGGGCGTCTGGCG
- a CDS encoding Wzz/FepE/Etk N-terminal domain-containing protein, producing the protein MQLTDYVNVLIKRWWVAALTLLAAAVAAYGVSKLLPQTFRAQAVYLAFANQADNGLNIVLRNSMNSYRELVLQPDVLDEISQQLGFDISGERWMEDVNIQPRPDEQKIVIEVDAPTLDQAMAMADAVGARIVAEVNRINATLEGTARINVQQIQRARLVSISPNTRVNVLAGAILGLIVGVLLVFVLEYLDDTLKSSADVERFVGLTTIGAIPTVEK; encoded by the coding sequence ATGCAACTCACAGATTATGTTAATGTACTGATCAAACGCTGGTGGGTGGCGGCTCTCACGCTGCTGGCCGCGGCGGTGGCCGCCTACGGGGTAAGCAAACTGCTGCCCCAGACCTTCCGCGCCCAGGCTGTCTATCTGGCCTTTGCCAACCAGGCTGATAATGGCCTCAACATCGTGCTGCGCAACTCGATGAACAGCTATCGCGAACTAGTGCTGCAACCCGATGTGCTCGACGAGATCAGCCAGCAGCTCGGCTTCGACATCAGCGGCGAACGGTGGATGGAAGACGTGAACATCCAGCCCCGCCCCGACGAGCAGAAAATCGTCATCGAGGTTGACGCGCCCACCCTGGACCAGGCGATGGCCATGGCCGACGCCGTCGGCGCGCGCATCGTCGCCGAAGTCAACCGCATCAATGCCACGCTGGAAGGGACCGCGCGCATCAACGTCCAGCAGATCCAGCGGGCGCGTCTGGTGTCTATCAGCCCCAACACCCGCGTCAATGTGCTCGCAGGGGCCATCCTCGGCCTGATCGTTGGCGTCTTGCTCGTGTTTGTGCTTGAATATCTTGATGACACCCTGAAGAGCAGCGCCGATGTCGAGCGCTTCGTCGGGTTGACGACCATCGGAGCCATCCCGACGGTCGAGAAGTAA